The Palaemon carinicauda isolate YSFRI2023 chromosome 37, ASM3689809v2, whole genome shotgun sequence genome contains a region encoding:
- the LOC137629851 gene encoding pro-resilin-like yields MPGLPRHQFFLDVSSIMEGKVLILAAIVALAVAEPPRSYGPPPSQSYGPPNASNGRFPPAHYDFEYEVKDRPSGNDFGHQELRRGDNTDGSYFVLLPDGRLQKVTYEVNGDSGFLAEVTFEGEARYPRPQTSTHNGYPTPKSSSYA; encoded by the exons ATGCCAGGCCTTCCTCGCCATCAGTTCTTCTTGGACGTCTCTAGCATCATGGAAGGAAAG GTGTTAATCTTGGCCGCCATTGTAGCACTTGCTGTTGCAGAGCCTCCCAGATCCTATGGCCCTCCACCATCCCAGTCCTACGGACCACCCAATGCATCAAACGGCCGTTTT CCTCCAGCTCATTATGACTTCGAGTATGAGGTAAAGGACCGTCCTTCAGGCAATGATTTCGGCCACCAGGAATTGCGAAGGGGTGACAACACTGATGGATCTTATTTCGTGCTTCTTCCTGATGGTCGCCTTCAGAAGGTCACTTATGAGGTCAACGGAGATTCAGGTTTCTTGGCCGAGGTCACTTTTGAAGGAGAAGCTCGCTACCCAAGGCCACAGACCTCCACTCACAATGGATACCCAACGCCCAAGTCCTCCTCTTATGCCTAA
- the LOC137629852 gene encoding pro-resilin-like, translating into MPGLPRHQFFLDVSSIMEGKVLILAAIVALAVAQPPRSYGPPPSQSYGPPNASNGRFPPAHYDFEYEVKDRPSGNDFGHQESRRGDNTDGSYFVLLPDGRLQKVTYEVNGDSGFLAEVTFEGEARYPRPQTSTHNGYPMPKSSSYA; encoded by the exons ATGCCAGGCCTTCCTCGCCATCAGTTCTTCTTGGACGTCTCTAGCATCATGGAAGGAAAG GTCTTAATCTTGGCCGCCATTGTAGCACTTGCTGTTGCACAGCCTCCCAGATCCTATGGCCCTCCACCATCCCAGTCCTACGGACCACCCAATGCATCAAACGGACGTTTT CCTCCAGCTCATTATGACTTCGAGTATGAGGTAAAGGACCGTCCTTCAGGCAATGATTTCGGCCACCAGGAATCGCGAAGGGGTGACAACACTGATGGATCTTATTTCGTGCTTCTTCCTGATGGTCGCCTTCAGAAGGTCACTTATGAGGTCAACGGAGATTCAGGTTTCTTGGCCGAGGTCACTTTTGAAGGAGAAGCTCGCTACCCAAGGCCACAGACCTCCACTCACAATGGATACCCAATGCCCAAGTCCTCCTCTTATGCCTAA
- the LOC137629853 gene encoding pro-resilin-like — MPGLPRHQFFLDVSSIMEGKVLILAAIVALAVAEPPRSYGPPPSQSYGPPNASNGRFPPAHYDFEYEVKDRPSGNDFGHQESRRGDNTDGSYFVLLPDGRLQKVTYEVNGDSGFLAEVTFEGEARYPRPQTSTHNGYPTPKSSSYA, encoded by the exons ATGCCAGGCCTTCCTCGCCATCAGTTCTTCTTGGACGTCTCTAGCATCATGGAAGGAAAG GTGTTAATCTTGGCCGCCATTGTAGCACTTGCTGTTGCAGAGCCTCCCAGATCCTATGGCCCTCCACCATCCCAGTCCTACGGACCACCCAATGCATCAAACGGACGTTTT CCTCCAGCTCATTATGACTTCGAGTATGAGGTAAAGGACCGTCCTTCAGGCAATGATTTCGGCCACCAGGAATCGCGAAGGGGTGACAACACTGATGGATCTTATTTCGTGCTTCTTCCTGATGGTCGCCTTCAGAAGGTCACTTATGAGGTCAACGGAGATTCAGGTTTCTTGGCCGAGGTCACTTTTGAAGGAGAAGCTCGCTACCCAAGGCCACAGACCTCCACTCACAATGGATACCCAACGCCCAAATCCTCCTCTTATGCCTAA